A single region of the Brassica rapa cultivar Chiifu-401-42 chromosome A03, CAAS_Brap_v3.01, whole genome shotgun sequence genome encodes:
- the LOC103855479 gene encoding cell division control protein 48 homolog E, whose product MPNQPESSDSKSKKDFSTAILERKKSPNRLVVDEAINDDNSVVSLHPNAMEKLQLFRGDTILIKGKKRKDTVCIALADDSCEEPKIRMNKVVRSNLRVRLGDVVSVHQCPDVKYGTRVHILPVDDTVEGVTGNLFDAYLKPYFLEAYRPVRKGDLFLVRGGMRSVEFKVIETDPAEYCVVAPDTEIFCEGEPIKREDEERLDEVGYDDVGGVRKQMAQIRELVELPLRHPQLFKSIGVKPPKGILLYGPPGSGKTLIARAVANETGAFFFCINGPEIMSKMAGESESNLRKAFEEAEKNAPSIIFIDEIDSIAPKRDKTNGEVERRIVSQLLTLMDGLKSRAHVIVMGATNRPNSIDPALRRFGRFDREIDIGVPDEIGRLEVLRIHTKNMKLAEDVDLERISKDTHGYVGADLAALCTEAALQCIREKMDVIDLEDESIDAEILNSMAVSNEHFHTALGNSNPSALRETVVEVPNVSWEDIGGLENVKRELQETVQYPVEHPEKFEKFGMSPSKGVLFYGPPGCGKTLLAKAIANECQANFISVKGPELLTMWFGESEANVREIFDKARQSAPCVLFFDELDSIATQRGSSVGDAGGAADRVLNQLLTEMDGMNAKKTVFIIGATNRPDIIDPALLRPGRLDQLIYIPLPDEESRLSIFKACLRKSPVAKDVEVRALAKYTQGFSGADITEICQRACKYAIRENIEKDIERERRRGENPEAMEEDLVDDEVAEIRAAHFEESMKYARRSVSDADIRKYQAFAQTLQQSRGIGSEFRFDPTAAAGRTTGGAVADPFATSAAAVDDDDLYS is encoded by the exons ATGCCGAACCAACCTGAATCTTCCGACTC GAAATCGAAGAAGGACTTCAGCACAGCTATCCTCGAGAGGAAGAAGTCTCCTAATCGTCTTGTTGTCGACGAAGCCATCAACGATGACAACTCCGTCGTCTCTCTCCACCCCAACGCCATGGAGAAGCTCCAACTCTTCCGTGGCGACACAATTCTCATCAAG GGCAAGAAGAGGAAGGACACTGTCTGCATCGCTCTTGCTGATGACTCCTGCGAGGAGCCTAAGATCAGGATGAACAAAGTCGTGAGGTCCAACTTGAGGGTTAGACTCGGTGACGTCGTCTCCGTTCACCAATGCCCTGACGTCAAATACGGAACACGTGTCCACATCTTGCCCGTTGATGACACCGTCGAAGGAGTCACCGGGAACCTCTTCGATGCTTACCTCAAAC CTTACTTCTTGGAGGCGTACCGTCCAGTGAGGAAGGGTGATCTATTCCTTGTGAGAGGAGGAATGAGGAGTGTGGAGTTCAAAGTTATTGAGACTGATCCTGCTGAGTACTGTGTGGTTGCTCCAGACACTGAGATTTTCTGTGAAGGGGAACCGATCAAGAGAGAGGACGAAGAGAGGCTGGATGAAGTCGGTTATGATGATGTTGGTGGCGTCAGAAAACAGATGGCTCAGATTAGAGAACTTGTTGAACTTCCTTTGAGGCATCCGCAGCTCTTCAAGTCCATCGGTGTGAAGCCGCCGAAGGGTATCTTGCTCTATGGACCTCCTGGTTCCGGAAAGACACTGATCGCTCGCGCTGTGGCTAACGAAACGGGAGCGTTTTTCTTCTGTATCAATGGACCGGAGATCATGTCGAAAATGGCCGGTGAGAGTGAGAGCAACCTCAGGAAAGCGTTTGAAGAGGCTGAGAAGAACGCTCCTTCCATTATCTTTATTGATGAGATTGACTCTATTGCACCAAAGAGAGATAAGACTAATGGTGAGGTTGAGAGGAGGATTGTCTCTCAGCTCCTCACGCTTATGGATGGTTTAAAGTCACGTGCGCATGTGATCGTCATGGGAGCTACCAACCGTCCCAATAGTATTGACCCAGCTTTGAGAAGGTTTGGGAGGTTCGACAGGGAGATTGACATCGGTGTTCCCGATGAGATTGGACGTCTTGAGGTTCTTAGGATCCACACCAAGAACATGAAGCTAGCTGAAGATGTTGATCTCGAAAGAATCTCCAAGGACACGCATGGATACGTTGGCGCTGATCTCGCGGCTCTATGCACCGAAGCTGCTCTTCAGTGTATCAGAGAGAAGATGGATGTGATTGACTTGGAAGATGAGTCTATAGACGCTGAGATTCTCAACTCCATGGCGGTGTCTAACGAACACTTCCACACCGCTCTTGGGAACAGCAACCCGTCTGCACTCCGTGAAACTGTTGTGGAGGTACCAAACGTCTCCTGGGAGGATATTGGAGGGCTTGAGAATGTTAAGAGAGAGCTGCAGGAGACTGTTCAGTACCCTGTGGAGCATCCTGAGAAGTTTGAGAAGTTTGGGATGTCTCCATCGAAGGGAGTACTCTTCTACGGTCCTCCTGGATGCGGGAAAACGCTCTTAGCCAAAGCCATAGCGAACGAGTGCCAAGCAAACTTCATCAGCGTCAAGGGACCTGAGCTTCTCACCATGTGGTTTGGAGAAAGCGAAGCCAACGTCCGCGAGATCTTTGACAAGGCGCGTCAATCCGCGCCTTGCGTTCTCTTCTTCGACGAGCTGGACTCCATCGCTACTCAGAGAGGAAGCAGCGTGGGGGACGCAGGAGGCGCGGCGGATAGAGTTTTGAACCAGCTTTTGACTGAGATGGATGGGATGAACGCTAAGAAGACTGTCTTCATCATCGGAGCGACTAACAGACCCGACATTATAGATCCAGCTCTTCTCCGACCTGGGAGATTGGATCAGCTCATCTACATTCCTCTGCCAGATGAGGAGTCCCGTCTCAGCATCTTCAAGGCGTGTCTGAGGAAGTCTCCTGTGGCTAAAGACGTTGAGGTGAGGGCCCTCGCTAAGTACACTCAAGGGTTCAGCGGCGCTGATATCACCGAGATTTGCCAGAGGGCGTGCAAGTACGCTATTAGAGAGAACATCGAGAAGGATATAGAGAGGGAGCGTAGGAGGGGGGAGAATCCGGAGGCTATGGAGGAAGATTTGGTGGATGATGAGGTGGCGGAGATTAGAGCTGCTCACTTTGAGGAGTCGATGAAGTATGCGAGGAGGAGTGTGAGTGATGCTGATATTCGCAAGTACCAGGCGTTTGCTCAGACGTTACAGCAGTCGAGAGGGATTGGAAGTGAGTTCAGGTTTGATCCGACTGCGGCTGCTGGACGTACTACTGGTGGTGCAGTTGCTGATCCCTTTGCTACTTCAGCTGCtgctgttgatgatgatgatctctACAGTTAA
- the LOC103855480 gene encoding OVARIAN TUMOR DOMAIN-containing deubiquitinating enzyme 10 isoform X1: MVSHEENTSIVEWFLGPNPFTYPPYGVEMIHDEEEAYHHHHHQTGEYYREYEEDHRSSSDVDNDEIIARTLQDDFLQLQIAEENNNGYAQQQQQQHQEGYTNNYNNNNNEYGWNEQPALEYSSEWVGNDNDQGCDSPNIFSCSSPSDTDEYVYSWESDQCEADGEFGRRLNQMVPIPYVPKINGEIPPEEEAVSDHERLRNRLELFDFAEVRVPGDGNCQFRALADQLYKTADRHKYVRRQIVKQLKASPESYEGYVPMKFSDYLRKMSRSGEWGDHVTLQAAADVYRVKIVVLTSFKNTCYIEILPTSQESKGVIFLSFWAEVHYNSIYLNRDTSTTELQRRKKWWRFGN, from the exons ATGGTGTCACATGAAGAGAACACAAGTATTGTGGAATGGTTTCTTGGTCCTAATCCATTCACGTATCCTCCTTATGGAGTTGAGATGATTcatgacgaagaagaagcttatcatcatcatcatcatcagactGGTGAGTATTACAGAGAGTATGAAGAAGATCATCGTAGTAGCAGCGATGTAGATAATGATGAGATCATTGCTAGAACTCTCCAAGACGATTTTTTGCAGCTTCAAATCGCAGAGGAAAATAATAACGGTTATGcgcaacagcaacaacaacaacatcaagaAGGTTATACTAACAACTATAACAATAACAATAACGAATATGGCTGGAACGAGCAACCAGCTTTGGAGTACTCTTCAG AATGGGTAGGGAATGATAATGATCAAGGCTGTGATTCGccaaatatattttcttgttcAAGCCCGAGTGATACGGATGAGTATGTGTACTCGTGGGAGTCAGATCAGTGTGAGGCTGATGGTGAATTTGGGAGGAGGTTGAATCAAATGGTCCCTATTCCT TATGTACCGAAAATAAATGGAGAGATACCTCCTGAAGAAGAAGCAGTTTCAGATCATGAAAGACTTCGGAATAG GTTAGAGTTGTTTGACTTTGCTGAGGTCAGAGTTCCCGGGGATGGTAATTGCCAG TTTCGTGCTTTAGCTGATCAACTATACAAAACCGCCGATCGTCACAAATATGTTAGACGACAAATAGTCAAGCAG CTCAAAGCTAGTCCAGAGTCTTATGAAGGATATGTGCCTATGAAGTTCTCTGATTATCTAAGGAAGATGTCTCG GAGCGGCGAGTGGGGAGATCATGTTACATTACAGGCAGCTGCAGATGTG TATCGGGTGAAGATAGTAGTGCTAACATCATTCAAGAATACATGTTATATCGAAATTCTTCCTACCTCTCAAGAATCCAAAGGAG TAATTTTCTTGAGCTTCTGGGCAGAGGTTCATTACAACTCCATCTACTTGAACAGAG ATACATCTACAACAGAACTACAGAGGAGGAAAAAGTGGTGGCGTTTTGGAAACTAG
- the LOC103855480 gene encoding OVARIAN TUMOR DOMAIN-containing deubiquitinating enzyme 10 isoform X2 — protein MTKKKLIIIIIIRLLQIAEENNNGYAQQQQQQHQEGYTNNYNNNNNEYGWNEQPALEYSSEWVGNDNDQGCDSPNIFSCSSPSDTDEYVYSWESDQCEADGEFGRRLNQMVPIPYVPKINGEIPPEEEAVSDHERLRNRLELFDFAEVRVPGDGNCQFRALADQLYKTADRHKYVRRQIVKQLKASPESYEGYVPMKFSDYLRKMSRSGEWGDHVTLQAAADVYRVKIVVLTSFKNTCYIEILPTSQESKGVIFLSFWAEVHYNSIYLNRDTSTTELQRRKKWWRFGN, from the exons atgacgaagaagaagcttatcatcatcatcatcatcagactG CTTCAAATCGCAGAGGAAAATAATAACGGTTATGcgcaacagcaacaacaacaacatcaagaAGGTTATACTAACAACTATAACAATAACAATAACGAATATGGCTGGAACGAGCAACCAGCTTTGGAGTACTCTTCAG AATGGGTAGGGAATGATAATGATCAAGGCTGTGATTCGccaaatatattttcttgttcAAGCCCGAGTGATACGGATGAGTATGTGTACTCGTGGGAGTCAGATCAGTGTGAGGCTGATGGTGAATTTGGGAGGAGGTTGAATCAAATGGTCCCTATTCCT TATGTACCGAAAATAAATGGAGAGATACCTCCTGAAGAAGAAGCAGTTTCAGATCATGAAAGACTTCGGAATAG GTTAGAGTTGTTTGACTTTGCTGAGGTCAGAGTTCCCGGGGATGGTAATTGCCAG TTTCGTGCTTTAGCTGATCAACTATACAAAACCGCCGATCGTCACAAATATGTTAGACGACAAATAGTCAAGCAG CTCAAAGCTAGTCCAGAGTCTTATGAAGGATATGTGCCTATGAAGTTCTCTGATTATCTAAGGAAGATGTCTCG GAGCGGCGAGTGGGGAGATCATGTTACATTACAGGCAGCTGCAGATGTG TATCGGGTGAAGATAGTAGTGCTAACATCATTCAAGAATACATGTTATATCGAAATTCTTCCTACCTCTCAAGAATCCAAAGGAG TAATTTTCTTGAGCTTCTGGGCAGAGGTTCATTACAACTCCATCTACTTGAACAGAG ATACATCTACAACAGAACTACAGAGGAGGAAAAAGTGGTGGCGTTTTGGAAACTAG
- the LOC103855481 gene encoding adenosine kinase 2 produces the protein MASSNNYDGILLGMGNPLLDISAVVDEAFLTKYDVKLNNAILAEEKHLPMYDEMSSKFNVEYIAGGATQNSIKVAQWMLQIPGATSYMGSIGKDKYGEAMKKDATAAGLNVHYYEDESAPTGTCGVCVVGGERSLIANLSAANCYKVDHLKKPENWALVEKAKFYYIAGFFLTVSPESIQLVSEHAAANNKVFTMNLSAPFICEFFKDAQEKFLPYMDFVFGNETEAITFSRVHGWETEDVEQIAIKISQLPKATGTYKRTTVITQGADPVVVAEDGKVTKYPVIPLPKEKLVDTNGAGDAFVGGFMSQLVKEKSIEECVKAGCYASNVVIQRSGCTYPEKPDFN, from the exons ATGGCTTCCTCTAACAACTACGATGGGATCCTTCTCGGAATGGGCAACCCTCTCCTCGATATCTCTGCCGTCGTCGACGAGGCTTTTCTCACcaa ATACGATGTCAAGTTGAACAATGCGATTCTGGCAGAGGAGAAACATTTGCCTAT GTATGATGAGATGAGTAGCAAGTTCAATGTTGAATACATTGCTGGAG GTGCTACTCAGAACTCTATCAAAGTGGCTCAG TGGATGCTTCAAATTCCTGGGGCAACCAGCTACATGGGCTCCATTGGAAAGGACAAATACGGTGAGGCTATGAAGAAGGATGCCACTGCTGCTGGTCTCAAT GTTCACTACTATGAGGATGAATCTGCACCTACTGGAACTTGCGGTGTCTGTGTTGTTGGTGGAGAAAGGTCTCTTATTGCCAATCTCTCTGCTGCTAACTGCTACAAGGTTGACCACCTTAAGAAGCCTGAAAACTGGGCACTCG TTGAGAAGGCCAAGTTCTACTACATCGCTGGATTCTTCCTCACTGTATCTCCTGAATCCATTCAGTTGGTATCTGAGCACGCTGCTGCCAACAACAAGGTGTTCACAATGAACCTTTCTGCTCCATTCATCTGTGAATTCTTCAAAGATGCTCAGGAGAAGTTCTTGCC GTACATGGACTTTGTTTTTGGCAATGAGACAGAGGCAATCACCTTCTCCAGAGTTCACGGCTGGGAG ACCGAAGATGTGGAGCAAATAGCCATCAAGATTTCACAGCTTCCCAAGGCCACAGGAACGTACAAGAGGACCACCGTGATTACACAGGGGGCAGACCCAGTGGTCGTTGCTGAAGATGGAAAGGTGACGAAGTACCCTGTGATCCCTCTCCCAAAGGAGAAACTTGTTGACACCAACGGTGCAG GTGATGCATTTGTGGGTGGATTCATGTCACAGTTGGTGAAAGAGAAATCGATTGAGGAGTGCGTGAAGGCAGGATGCTACGCGTCGAACGTGGTGATCCAAAGATCTGGCTGCACTTACCCTGAGAAGCCAGACTTCAACTAA
- the LOC103855482 gene encoding isocitrate dehydrogenase [NAD] catalytic subunit 5, mitochondrial yields MTMAANFARRLIRSRSTANSTSTAATSAARAFCSSSTTPITATLFPGDGIGPEIAESVKKVFTTAGVPINWEEHYVSTEIDPRTQSFLTWESLESVRRNKVGLKGPMATPIGKGHRSLNLTLRKELNLYANVRPCYSLPGYKTRYDDVNLITIRENTEGEYSGLEHQVVRGVVESLKIITRQASLRVAEYAFHYAKTHGRERVSAIHKANIMQKTDGLFLKCCREVAEKYPEITYEEVVIDNCCMMLVKNPALFDVLVMPNLYGDIISDLCAGLVGGLGLTPSCNIGEDGVALAEAVHGSAPDIAGKNLANPTALLLSGVMMLRHLKMNEQAEQIHSAIINTIAEGKYRTADLGGSSTTTDFTKAICDHL; encoded by the exons ATGACCATGGCAGCAAACTTCGCGAGACGGCTGATCAGATCCCGATCAACGGCGAACTCCACCTCAACCGCAGCCACTTCCGCGGCTAGGGCTTTCTGCTCGTCCTCCACCACTCCAATCACCGCAACCTTGTTCCCCGGCGACGGGATCGGTCCTGAGATCGCTGAATCCGTCAAAAAG GTGTTTACAACGGCCGGTGTGCCGATTAACTGGGAAGAACACTATGTTAGCACTGAGATTGATCCGAGAACGCAGAGTTTCTTGACGTGGGAGAGTCTCGAATCCGTGCGTAGGAACAAAGTTGGTCTGAAAGGTCCAATGGCGACTCCTATTGGGAAAGGGCACCGTTCTTTGAACTTGACTCTTAGGAAAGAGCTGAATCTTTACGCTAATGTTAGGCCTTGCTACAGTCTTCCTGGTTACAAGACTCGTTATGACGACGTTAATCTCATTACCATTAGGGAGAACACTGAAGGAGAGTACAGTGGGCTTGAACATCAG GTTGTTAGAGGTGTGGTGGAGAGTCTTAAGATCATTACACGTCAGGCGAGTTTGAGAGTTGCGGAGTATGCGTTTCACTATGCTAAGACTCATGGGAGAGAGAGGGTTTCTGCTATTCATAAAGCTAATATTATGCAGAAAACTGATGGTCTTTTCCTCAAG TGTTGTCGTGAGGTTGCAGAGAAGTATCCTGAGATAACTTACGAGGAGGTTGTTATTGACAACTGTTGTATGATG CTTGTGAAAAACCCAGCACTGTTTGATGTATTGGTGATGCCAAACCTGTATGGTGACATTATCAGTGACTTGTGTGCTGGTTTGGTTGGAGGATTAGGATTAACTCCAAG CTGTAATATAGGAGAAGATGGTGTAGCACTTGCTGAAGCAGTTCATGGTTCTGCACCTGATATCGCTGGAAAG AACTTGGCGAACCCAACAGCTTTGCTTTTGAGTGGAGTGATGATGTTACGTCACCTGAAGATGAACGAACAAGCAGAACAGATCCACAGCGCGATCATCAACACCATAGCTGAGGGCAAATACAGAACGGCGGATCTTGGAGGTAGTTCGACCACCACGGATTTCACAAAGGCGATCTGTGACCATCTCTGA
- the LOC103855484 gene encoding BTB/POZ domain-containing protein At5g03250 — protein sequence MAFMRLGSKSEAFHREGQTWLCTTGLVSDVTIEVGDMKFHLHKFPLLSRSGFLEKLIEESSSDDGSSCVLSLDDIPGGGKTFELITKFCYGVKIELTAFNVVSLRCAAEYLEMTDNYGEGNLVGMTETFLNEVFGNWTDSIKALQTCEDVTDHAEDLHIISRCVDSLAIKACADPSLFNWPKNATSGQNTEDESHLWNGISPSGKMLQPTGEDWWFDDASFLNLSLFKRLITAIESRGMKLENISMAVMYYTKKHVPLMNRQVTMDEQVIETPNTSEAEQKDALEEIIGLLPTKKGVNPTKFLLRLLQTAMVLHTSQSSRENLERLIGNQLEQAALVDLLIPNMGYSETLYDVECVLRMIEQFVSSTEQAGIVPSPCIIEEGHLVKDGAEMLTPPTLVATLVDGYLAEVAPDVNLKLAKFEAIAAAVPDYARPLDDGVYHAVDVFLKAHPWITDSEREHICRLMNCQKLSLEASAHAAQNERLPLRVIVQVLFFEQLRLRTSISSWFFVSENLDNPEHQNGGNGCVLKPRGENVRERVSELEKECISMKQELQKLVRSKRSWKNFTRKLNFKKKSECCKPKDQEKQAN from the exons ATGGCGTTTATGAGACTTGGCTCCAAATCCGAAGCTTTCCATCGCGAAGGCCAAACCTG GCTTTGCACCACAGGATTGGTGAGTGATGTTACCATAGAAGTTGGAGACATGAAGTTTCATCTCCACAAG TTTCCATTGCTCTCTAGAAGTGGGTTTCTTGAGAAGCTAATCGAAGAGTCTTCAAGTGATGATGGATCAAGCTGTGTTTTGAGTCTAGATGACATACCCGGAGGCGGCAAAACGTTCGAACTCATAACAAAATTTTGCTACGGTGTGAAAATAGAGCTTACTGCATTCAACGTTGTTAGCTTAAGATGTGCAGCCGAGTACCTTGAGATGACTGATAACTACGGAGAAGGGAATCTTGTCGGTATgacagagacttttctcaacgAAGTGTTTGGGAACTGGACAGACTCCATCAAAGCTCTTCAGACATGCGAGGATGTAACTGATCACGCTGAAGATCTCCACATCATCTCGAGGTGTGTTGATTCTTTAGCTATCAAAGCTTGTGCTGACCCAAGCCTTTTCAACTGGCCCAAGAACGCAACGAGCGGACAGAACACTGAAGATGAATCTCATTTGTGGAACGGAATCTCACCGTCCGGAAAGATGCTGCAACCAACAG GTGAAGATTGGTGGTTTGATGATGCTTCTTTTCTCAACTTGTCTCTCTTCAAAAGACTCATTACAGCTATCGAATCACGAGGCATGAAGCTTGAGAACATCTCCATGGCGGTTATGTACTATACAAAGAAACATGTTCCTCTAATGAACAGACAAGTGACCATGGATGAGCAAGTGATCGAGACACCGAACACTTCCGAAGCCGAACAAAAAGATGCTCTAGAAGAGATTATCGGTTTGCTTCCGACCAAGAAAGGTGTAAACCCGACCAAGTTTCTCCTCAGGCTGCTTCAGACCGCGATGGTGTTGCACACAAGCCAATCCTCGAGGGAGAATCTTGAGAGACTTATAGGAAACCAACTTGAGCAAGCTGCTTTAGTGGATCTTCTTATACCAAACATGGGATACTCTGAAACGCTTTATGATGTTGAGTGCGTTCTGAGAATGATCGAACAGTTTGTCTCATCGACGGAACAAGCAGGCATCGTCCCTTCTCCTTGCATCATCGAAGAAGGACATTTGGTGAAGGATGGAGCCGAAATGCTAACTCCTCCAACGTTAGTGGCAACTCTTGTCGACGGTTATCTAGCTGAGGTGGCACCTGATGTTAACTTGAAGCTGGCGAAGTTTGAAGCCATAGCTGCTGCTGTCCCTGATTATGCAAGACCACTAGACGATGGAGTATATCACGCAGTTGACGTGTTCTTGAAG GCACATCCTTGGATTACGGATTCAGAAAGGGAGCATATATGTAGACTTATGAATTGCCAGAAGCTCTCACTGGAAGCTAGCGCACATGCAGCTCAGAACGAGAGGCTGCCTCTTAGGGTGATTGTTCAGGTTCTCTTTTTCGAGCAGCTTAGGCTCAGGACATCTATATCAAGCTGGTTCTTTGTCTCTGAGAATCTAGACAACCCGGAGCACCAGAATGGTGGCAATGGTTGTGTACTTAAACCTAGAGGTGAGAACGTGAGGGAACGGGTTTCTGAGCTGGAGAAAGAGTGTATTAGCATGAAACAAGAGCTTCAGAAGCTGGTGAGGTCTAAGAGAAGCTGGAAGAATTTCACTAGGAAGCTTAATTTCAAGAAGAAATCAGAATGTTGCAAGCCTAAGGATCAAGAAAAGCAAGCCAATTAA
- the LOC103855485 gene encoding uncharacterized protein LOC103855485, with protein sequence MASRKHFFGKPKYIYPQPEPDMSENDENVFEFDESDIHNLGDHRLPSSFEAKRSISISRLRRKPAKVGDSSVSVNRKAPKTGSLPVNIPDWSKILKSEYKSHVVPDDDTDEDDEDEEDTNDGDTAAATGGRRIIPPHEYLARRRGSSFTMHEGIGGTAKGRDLRILRNVIWEKIGFLD encoded by the coding sequence ATGGCGTCAAGGAAGCATTTTTTTGGCAAGCCTAAATACATTTATCCCCAACCAGAACCAGACATGTCCGAAAACGACGAGAATGTCTTTGAGTTCGATGAATCTGATATTCATAATTTAGGCGATCACCGGTTACCGAGTTCATTTGAGGCCAAGAGATCGATATCGATCTCGCGATTGCGGAGAAAACCGGCGAAAGTCGGAGATTCCTCTGTTTCCGTTAACCGGAAAGCGCCAAAGACCGGTTCGCTTCCGGTTAACATTCCGGATTGGTCGAAGATTCTGAAGAGTGAGTATAAGAGCCATGTGGTACCAGACGACGACACCGACGAAGATGACGAGGACGAGGAAGACACCAACGACGGCGACACGGCGGCGGCGACGGGAGGAAGGCGGATCATTCCGCCGCACGAGTATTTAGCGCGGCGGAGAGGGTCGTCGTTCACGATGCACGAAGGGATCGGTGGAACGGCAAAGGGAAGAGACCTAAGGATATTGAGGAACGTGATTTGGGAGAAGATTGGATTTCTGGATTAG